In Pagrus major chromosome 23, Pma_NU_1.0, the genomic window GGGAAACGATCCGGCTGAGGGACGACGTGGAGACGTCAACTCTCGGTAATGTATTGAACGGTATGCAAAATTTACAAACAACAAAGCCGGATGAACAGTTTCTAATACTTGCTTTTAATATCAATTTATTGTgtacataaaaaacatacacacagaccaTAGATATACAGCTGAAGCTTATTGGACTTATTTATTTAACTGCATTATCTCACAGTGaatagaaacaaacacacaagtgcTGCATTTATAAAACTGGCCGTACAAAGATTTCCAAGGCACATCTTTACAAACTGCACATCCACTCCAGCACCAGCAGGCTGTACCCTGTACATACTTCCATGAAGGGCAGGCACTAGGGTGGGAGAAGGCCAGTAGCAGTGACTCTGGTCATTTGTTgacccctatttgttttgagtatgaatttaaCAACTGGcgaattcttacatattgcacctttaagggcTGTTGAAATTAAATCACAACAGTTATTTCCAGCACATTTTGACacacaagaaaatgttttaaatccaacaaaaataaaattaagttTAGCTCTCATACCTGCTTCTGCTGCCCAACAGCCCATAATCTAGAGCCTGAGTTAACATTCATATGAAGCTTATGTGTTAAATCCACCTGCTTCCACTCACACAGCACAGATGTGAGCtttaatatacagtagaaaATACTGTGATTATTTTGGCAGATATTATGATTGATgtgattcatgtttttttcttcttttttttttttctctctgcagcactacactGCTTCATTATAATCCtcgtcacacattttacctttatcaaaaagcttctgtttctgtgatttggatattgtaATATATTGTGATTTGATTATATTTGATCAGTTGTGCAGCCCTAgcatatatttttaaagtttaaatctctgctgaaggaaaaaaaaaaatcaatggtACAGGAAGTGATTTAATGCTGGTTTGTATATTCAACTTTGTCATGCCTCGGTCCTCCTCACAACTTGCTATTGACGTCAGAGATGACATGCTCTGACGGAGCCTTGGTGAACCACTCATACCAGGATCCATCATATACAGCAGCCCCAGGGGCGCCGCACAGGTGGGCAGCCAGCACCATATGACAGGCGGTCACTCCAGAGCCACAGGATCCACAGAGCGGCTTATTCAGGTCCACTTTTGACTTCTCGAAgaacttcttcagctgctctgtggAGAGCATCATGCCGTCTTCATCGACGAACCCAAAGAAAGGCATGCACTTGGAGCCAGGGATGTGACCCGGTTTGACACCTGTGGGACAATAACAAAGTAGTTTAGCTCTCTGCACACACCTGTAGCACAGTAAAGTATATGCACAAGTTAAGATGCCTTAAAAATGAGAGTGTGAGAGGAAGATGTGCATGCCTATAATATTTAACAGAGCCCGACTAATATATCGGTTGGCggatattggcctatcacagatatatctgtgtcagtgtttctgttaTCCGATTTGCAgcgatatgaaaacttttttttagtgattaaaaatgcagaaaaaagatGCCTGGGATAATTTTTACTCATTCAAATAAGTgatgtttactgtttcagtatactgatgtcattttaggcaatgaagtttattgttaaactgtaaaatatcctgcttcAGTTTTATATCTTTGTCACAActtttgataaccacattttgATTCATCCTGGCAAAAAGTGTGTATATATTGGTAAATACATTGATATTGGAATGTTTTACTCAATAATATCGTTATCGACATAAGAAAAAAGACTATCGGATAGGCTCTAATACAGTATTTAATAGTACAtataatatattcatatttattactCCCATCCCATCCACACATCTAAATAacaattaaaggggcaatatgtaggaattttagttgaaaacattaaaaaattacattatattataattatgtTATCATgtctatgttttgttttacagaggtaactactgaagttagcatgctaaccagctagccgaAGCCCGTAAAGCTCCAATGGGTGCattgtaaacaccaacacttccctggtCCCAAAACTCCCAATCAGggctgctagctgcacggctaactgagctaactagttaacggcagctgcagttagcagcagttaaacgtaactctggtgatatgctgctctctatttgttttcagcatgaatttgacaggtggccagttcttacatattgcacctttaaaacaataatagtaattacaataataacagCATCATGAGCAACAATagtgataatgataataatgcgTGAAATGACAAAAGCAGGATAAaaggtaaaataataataataataataataataataataataataataataataataataacaataataataatgcattcataattttgaaagttttatttatttgagtgtAAATGTTAAATCTTACACCACACTCACCCTCTCTCGGCTCCGGTTCCTTCCCACAGAACCTGCCATACGGCCTCACATCCACCACCTGGCACTCCTGAGTCACAATGTTGTTTGTGATGTCCTCAAACGACTTCACCCAGGAGGGGTGGTTCCTGGTGGCGGTGAAGCGGGCAGGCTCAGGCCGGGTGTACGTCCCTGAGACCGGATGACCCTGTTTGACCCAGTTCCTGAACCCCCCGTTCAGCACCGACACTTGAGGGTGGCCAAAGAAGCGGAACATCCACCAAACCCTGGTGCAGGTGAACAACCCAAAGTCACTGGCGTCGTACACAACCACATGGCTGTCACTCCCGACGCCCAGGTTCCCCACATAGTCAGCGAAAGCCTCCTCTGTGGGGAGCATATGATCAAACTTGGAGCTCCTGTCTGCGCAGTCGTCGATGTCGAAAAACGAAGCTCCCAGGATGTGAGATGTTGCAAATTCCTTCTTGCCGTCTCGTTTCATGCTCGGTAGGTACCAGGACGAGTCCAGGACCCGCAGATTCGGTCCGACGAGGTTGCGTTTGAGCATGTTTGCGAGCCATTTCGTAGAGACGAGCGCTTGAGTCTGCATCCCCATGTTTACTCCAGGCTGAAGTTCAGCTGTCCTCAGTTgctcctgcagcctgcagcctgcagccctTCTTCATGTCTGAGGGCTGTACAGAGGGAGCGGGACGTTACCTCCACCAGCAGGCATGGAGGTGATGTG contains:
- the LOC141020096 gene encoding thiosulfate sulfurtransferase-like, with product MGMQTQALVSTKWLANMLKRNLVGPNLRVLDSSWYLPSMKRDGKKEFATSHILGASFFDIDDCADRSSKFDHMLPTEEAFADYVGNLGVGSDSHVVVYDASDFGLFTCTRVWWMFRFFGHPQVSVLNGGFRNWVKQGHPVSGTYTRPEPARFTATRNHPSWVKSFEDITNNIVTQECQVVDVRPYGRFCGKEPEPREGVKPGHIPGSKCMPFFGFVDEDGMMLSTEQLKKFFEKSKVDLNKPLCGSCGSGVTACHMVLAAHLCGAPGAAVYDGSWYEWFTKAPSEHVISDVNSKL